The following are from one region of the Bacteroidota bacterium genome:
- a CDS encoding SprB repeat-containing protein, translating to MWNNSSTLQDQTGLAVGTYTVTVTDVNGCTATVSQTLTGAAGLSVAVSSFTNIACNGGATGTISITTNGGSTPYSYLWNNSSTPARPNKRSCSRNLYSHGN from the coding sequence TTGTGGAACAATAGTTCAACGCTACAAGACCAAACAGGTCTTGCAGTTGGTACCTATACAGTCACGGTAACTGATGTGAATGGATGCACTGCAACTGTATCCCAAACTTTGACCGGTGCGGCAGGATTAAGTGTAGCGGTAAGCAGCTTTACCAACATTGCTTGCAATGGAGGAGCCACGGGAACCATCAGCATAACGACCAACGGAGGAAGTACCCCTTACAGTTATTTATGGAACAATAGTTCAACGCCTGCAAGACCAAACAAAAGGTCTTGCAGCCGGAACCTATACAGTCACGGTAACTGA
- a CDS encoding SprB repeat-containing protein, translating to MTQPSTLDVIISNFTNVGCNGASNGTINITASGGTTPYGYVWSNGSTIQNQTGLAAGTYTVTVTDANGCTKTVSQTVTQPSTFDVIISNFANVSCNGASNGTINITASGGTTPYGYVWSNGSTNQNQTGLAAGTYTVTVTDANGCTKTVSQTVTQPSTLNVVVSSFTNVGCNGASNGTINITASGGTTPYGYVWSNGSTIQNQTGLAAGTYTVTVTDANGCTQSASQTLTQPSTLNVVVSSFTNVGCNGASNGTINITASGGTTPYGYVWSNGSTIQNQTGLAAGTYTVTVTDANGCTKTVSQTVTQPTTVNAVVSSFTNVSCNGASNGTINITASGGTTPYGYVWSNGSTIQNQTGLAAGTYTVTVTDANGCTKTLSQTVTQPSTLDVIISNFTNVGCNGASNGTININTSGGTTPYGYVWSNGSTNQNQTGLAAGTYTVTVTDANGCTKTVSQTVTQPSTLDVIISNFTNVGCNGASNGTINITASGGTTPYGYVWSNGSTNQNQTGLAAGTYTVTVTDANGCTKTVSQTVTQPSTLNIVVSSFINVGCNGASNGTINITASGGTTPYGYVWSNGSTNQNQTGLAAGTYTVTVTDANGCTKTVSQTVTQPSTLNVVVSSFTNVSCNGASNGTININTSGGTTPYGYVWSNGSTTQNQTGLAAGTYTVTVTDANGCTKTLSQTVTQPSTLNVVVSNFTNVGCNGASNGIININTSGGTTPYGYVWSNGSTNQNQTSLAAGTYTVTVTDANGCTKTVSQTVTQPSTLDVIIS from the coding sequence GTGACACAACCATCCACATTGGATGTGATAATAAGTAACTTCACCAATGTTGGTTGCAATGGTGCTTCCAATGGAACAATCAACATCACTGCAAGCGGAGGAACTACGCCTTATGGATACGTTTGGAGTAATGGTTCAACTATCCAGAATCAAACAGGCTTAGCAGCCGGAACTTATACCGTTACCGTAACTGATGCGAATGGTTGCACCAAAACCGTGTCACAAACGGTGACACAACCATCCACATTTGATGTGATAATAAGCAACTTTGCCAATGTTAGCTGCAATGGTGCTTCCAATGGAACAATCAACATCACCGCAAGCGGAGGAACAACCCCTTATGGATACGTTTGGAGCAATGGCTCAACCAATCAGAATCAAACAGGCCTTGCAGCCGGAACTTATACCGTTACCGTAACTGATGCGAATGGTTGCACCAAAACCGTGTCGCAAACGGTGACACAACCATCCACATTGAATGTAGTGGTTAGCAGCTTTACCAATGTTGGTTGCAATGGCGCTTCCAATGGAACAATCAACATCACCGCAAGCGGAGGAACTACACCTTATGGATACGTTTGGAGCAATGGTTCAACTATCCAGAATCAAACAGGCTTAGCAGCCGGAACTTATACCGTTACCGTAACTGATGCGAATGGTTGCACCCAATCTGCTTCTCAAACATTAACACAACCATCCACATTAAATGTAGTGGTTAGTAGCTTTACCAATGTTGGTTGCAATGGAGCATCCAATGGAACAATCAACATCACCGCAAGCGGAGGAACTACGCCTTATGGATACGTTTGGAGTAATGGTTCAACTATCCAGAATCAAACAGGCCTTGCAGCCGGAACATATACCGTTACCGTAACTGATGCGAATGGATGCACCAAAACCGTATCACAAACTGTGACACAACCAACTACAGTGAATGCAGTTGTTAGTAGCTTTACCAATGTTAGCTGCAATGGAGCATCCAATGGAACAATCAACATCACCGCAAGCGGAGGAACTACGCCTTATGGATACGTTTGGAGCAATGGTTCAACTATCCAGAATCAAACAGGGCTTGCAGCCGGAACATATACCGTTACCGTAACTGATGCGAATGGTTGCACCAAAACCTTGTCACAAACGGTGACACAACCATCCACATTGGATGTGATAATAAGTAACTTTACCAATGTTGGTTGCAATGGTGCTTCCAATGGAACAATCAACATCAATACAAGCGGAGGAACTACACCTTATGGTTACGTTTGGAGCAATGGTTCAACCAATCAGAATCAAACAGGCTTAGCAGCCGGAACTTATACCGTTACCGTAACTGATGCGAATGGTTGCACCAAAACCGTGTCGCAAACTGTGACACAACCATCCACATTGGATGTGATAATAAGTAACTTCACCAATGTTGGTTGCAATGGTGCTTCCAATGGAACAATCAACATCACTGCAAGCGGAGGAACTACGCCTTATGGATACGTTTGGAGTAATGGTTCAACCAATCAGAATCAAACAGGCCTTGCAGCCGGAACTTATACCGTTACCGTAACAGATGCGAATGGTTGCACCAAAACCGTGTCACAAACGGTGACACAACCATCCACATTGAATATAGTGGTTAGCAGCTTTATCAATGTTGGTTGCAATGGTGCTTCCAATGGAACAATCAACATCACTGCAAGCGGAGGAACTACGCCTTATGGATACGTTTGGAGTAATGGTTCAACCAATCAGAATCAAACAGGCCTTGCAGCCGGAACATATACCGTTACCGTAACTGATGCGAATGGTTGCACCAAAACCGTGTCGCAAACGGTGACACAACCATCTACATTGAATGTAGTGGTTAGCAGCTTTACCAATGTTAGCTGCAATGGTGCTTCCAATGGAACAATCAACATCAATACAAGCGGAGGAACTACACCTTATGGTTACGTTTGGAGTAATGGATCAACCACTCAGAATCAAACAGGGCTTGCAGCCGGAACATATACCGTTACCGTAACTGATGCGAATGGTTGCACCAAAACCTTGTCACAAACAGTAACACAACCATCCACATTGAATGTAGTGGTAAGTAACTTCACCAATGTTGGTTGCAATGGAGCATCCAATGGAATAATCAACATCAATACAAGCGGAGGAACTACACCTTATGGATACGTTTGGAGCAATGGCTCAACCAATCAGAATCAAACAAGCCTTGCAGCCGGAACATATACCGTTACCGTAACAGATGCGAATGGTTGCACCAAAACCGTGTCACAAACGGTGACACAACCATCCACATTGGATGTGATAATAAGTTAA
- a CDS encoding SprB repeat-containing protein translates to MVSSFTNVGCNGASNGTINITASGGTTPYGYVWSNGSTIQNQTGLAAGTYTVTVTDANGCTKTLSQTVTQPSTLDVIISNFTNVGCNGASNGTINITASGGTTPYGYVWSNGSTIQNQTGLAAGTYTVTVTDANGCTKTASQILTQPSTFDVIISNFTNVGCNGASNGTINITASGGTTPYGYVWSNGSTIQNQTGLAAGTYTVTVTDANGCTQTVVSNSDTTIHIGCDNK, encoded by the coding sequence GTGGTTAGTAGCTTTACCAATGTTGGTTGCAATGGAGCATCCAATGGAACAATCAACATCACCGCAAGCGGAGGAACTACGCCTTATGGATACGTTTGGAGCAATGGTTCAACTATCCAGAATCAAACAGGGCTTGCAGCCGGAACATATACCGTTACCGTAACTGATGCGAATGGTTGCACCAAAACCTTGTCACAAACGGTGACACAACCATCCACATTGGATGTGATAATAAGTAACTTTACCAATGTTGGTTGCAATGGTGCTTCCAATGGAACAATCAACATCACCGCAAGCGGAGGAACTACACCTTATGGATACGTTTGGAGCAATGGTTCAACTATCCAGAATCAAACAGGGCTTGCAGCCGGAACATATACCGTTACCGTAACTGATGCGAATGGTTGCACCAAAACCGCTTCTCAAATATTAACACAGCCGTCCACATTTGATGTGATAATAAGCAACTTTACCAATGTTGGTTGCAATGGCGCTTCCAATGGAACAATCAACATCACCGCAAGCGGAGGAACTACACCTTATGGATACGTTTGGAGCAATGGTTCAACTATCCAGAATCAAACAGGCTTAGCAGCCGGAACTTATACCGTTACCGTAACTGATGCGAATGGTTGCACCCAAACCGTTGTCTCAAACAGTGACACAACCATCCACATTGGATGTGATAATAAGTAA
- a CDS encoding SprB repeat-containing protein translates to MPIDLVGHEICSGNGNLPFNITYQLSDYNGFGVSCNNASDGSVDLTVNGGIAPYSFNWSNGSTNEDINNLSAGVYKVIITDAVSDTDSIEITINEPPALIIITDSIINPPCYGISNGSIYISVAGGVGNYIYNWSGGQTTEDINNLGAFDYTITITDDNGCQVSDLYTIIQPSLLNLIVDSINNQTCGQANSGNIFISVSGGAAPMNYIWSDGSSDNDRIGIPPGTYFVTATDQNGCSDTAWATVLNVPPPIIILDSLRNVSCNAINDGAIYLSVDSGSPPFNYLWSNGATVENITNLSSGLYTITVIDSLSCLSSLTFSISEPSQLFVVADSVINLQCNGNSTGAIYTSIIGGTGPFSYNWSNGATIEDISGLIATTYSLTVTDANGCLAYLNKIISQPSALLAAIGSFSNPDCNGFTNGSINLSISGGFAPYLFLWSNAASTQNLVGLAAGTYTVTVTDANGCTKTASQILTQPSTFDVIISNFTNVSCNGASNGTINITASGGTTPYGYVWSNGSTIQNQTGLVAGTYTVTVTDANGCTKTASQILTQPSTFDVIISNFTNVGCNGASNGTINITAR, encoded by the coding sequence TTGCCCATAGATTTAGTAGGACATGAAATTTGTTCTGGAAATGGCAATTTGCCATTTAATATTACCTATCAACTTTCGGATTATAATGGTTTTGGAGTCAGTTGTAATAATGCTTCTGATGGCTCGGTTGACCTAACAGTGAACGGAGGAATCGCCCCCTACAGTTTCAATTGGAGTAATGGAAGCACAAATGAGGACATTAATAATCTCAGCGCAGGGGTATATAAGGTAATTATTACGGATGCTGTTTCAGATACGGATTCAATAGAAATAACCATTAATGAACCACCTGCATTAATTATTATAACAGATTCTATTATTAACCCACCTTGTTATGGAATTAGTAACGGGTCAATTTATATTTCTGTTGCAGGAGGGGTGGGGAATTATATATATAATTGGTCGGGAGGACAAACCACAGAAGATATTAATAATCTGGGAGCATTTGATTATACAATTACTATTACAGACGATAATGGATGTCAGGTTTCTGATCTTTACACCATAATTCAACCTTCCCTGTTAAATTTAATCGTTGATAGCATTAATAATCAAACTTGTGGACAAGCTAATTCAGGTAATATCTTTATCTCGGTTAGCGGTGGTGCAGCTCCTATGAATTATATCTGGAGTGATGGCAGTTCTGATAACGATAGAATCGGAATACCGCCTGGAACGTACTTTGTAACTGCTACAGATCAGAATGGTTGTTCCGATACTGCATGGGCAACTGTTTTAAATGTACCACCTCCAATCATTATATTGGATAGCCTTAGGAATGTGTCTTGCAATGCAATCAACGATGGGGCGATTTACTTATCTGTTGACAGTGGTTCGCCACCATTCAACTATTTATGGAGTAATGGCGCAACAGTTGAAAATATAACCAATTTAAGCTCAGGGTTATATACCATTACTGTTATTGATAGTCTAAGTTGTTTGAGCAGTTTGACATTTTCAATTTCAGAGCCGTCTCAATTATTCGTAGTAGCCGATTCGGTAATTAATTTACAATGCAATGGCAACAGCACCGGAGCCATTTATACGAGCATAATAGGAGGCACTGGTCCTTTTAGTTATAATTGGAGCAACGGAGCTACCATTGAAGATATTAGCGGACTAATTGCAACAACCTATTCGTTAACGGTTACAGATGCAAATGGATGCCTTGCCTATTTAAACAAGATTATAAGTCAGCCTTCAGCTTTACTTGCAGCAATTGGTAGCTTTTCTAACCCGGATTGCAATGGGTTTACAAACGGAAGTATTAACTTGAGCATCTCGGGTGGTTTTGCTCCATATCTATTTTTGTGGAGTAATGCCGCTAGTACACAAAACCTTGTTGGCCTTGCAGCCGGAACTTATACCGTTACCGTAACAGATGCGAATGGTTGCACCAAAACCGCTTCTCAAATATTAACACAGCCGTCCACATTTGATGTGATAATAAGCAACTTTACCAATGTTAGCTGCAATGGAGCTTCCAATGGAACAATCAACATCACTGCAAGCGGAGGAACTACGCCTTATGGATACGTTTGGAGTAATGGTTCAACTATCCAGAATCAAACAGGCCTAGTAGCCGGAACTTATACCGTTACCGTAACTGATGCGAATGGATGCACCAAAACCGCTTCTCAAATATTAACACAGCCGTCCACATTTGATGTGATAATAAGCAACTTTACCAATGTTGGCTGCAATGGAGCTTCCAATGGAACAATCAACATCACGGCACGCTGA
- a CDS encoding TIGR00730 family Rossman fold protein, with amino-acid sequence MSSEEEKIRKAFVEKDWQEIKTQDTWWMFKMMAEFVEGFEKLSKIGPCVSIFGSARTKPDTMYYNLAEEIAYRLCKQGYGVITGGGPGIMEAGNKGAKRADGKSVGLNIKLPFEQYSNPYIDQDKLITFDYFFVRKLMFIKYAQGFVVMPGGFGTLDELFESLTLIQTKKIGRFPIVLVGKDYWEGLFDWIKQKMINEGNINEEDLSLVRIVDTAEECVAKIDAFYEKYMLKPNF; translated from the coding sequence ATGTCCTCAGAAGAAGAAAAAATAAGGAAGGCATTTGTAGAAAAAGACTGGCAGGAAATTAAAACTCAAGATACATGGTGGATGTTTAAGATGATGGCCGAGTTTGTAGAGGGTTTCGAAAAGCTCAGCAAAATAGGCCCCTGTGTATCCATATTTGGTAGTGCACGTACAAAGCCAGACACCATGTATTACAACCTTGCCGAAGAAATTGCCTATCGCTTATGCAAGCAGGGTTATGGTGTAATTACCGGAGGAGGCCCCGGAATAATGGAAGCTGGAAATAAAGGTGCAAAGAGAGCTGATGGCAAATCGGTAGGTCTAAATATTAAACTACCTTTTGAACAGTACTCTAATCCCTATATAGATCAGGATAAGCTAATAACATTTGATTACTTCTTCGTGCGTAAACTCATGTTTATAAAATATGCTCAAGGTTTTGTGGTAATGCCGGGAGGCTTTGGCACATTGGACGAACTATTTGAATCGCTCACATTAATTCAGACAAAAAAAATTGGCCGCTTTCCTATTGTACTTGTTGGTAAAGACTATTGGGAAGGCTTATTCGATTGGATAAAACAGAAGATGATTAATGAAGGCAATATAAACGAAGAAGATTTATCGTTGGTGCGCATAGTTGACACTGCAGAGGAATGCGTTGCGAAAATAGATGCGTTCTATGAAAAATATATGCTAAAGCCCAATTTTTAA
- a CDS encoding DMT family transporter: MQLKRDFFRSAVWQMFLATFWFSLMNICARKLERLPVSEIVFFRCLLSMLFCYVVLYREKVNLKGTNYLLLVGRGIVGTVSLFMYIGSIKHMPLGTAVSIQYLSPVFSLIIGYLFLKQKITLWQSICFLTAISGVFIIKGYDHRVNTIFLLMGLCSACLSGLVFTLINQMKGSEHPMLVVFYFMAIGTITGFAGTVTNFVTPTMYEVIFILGIGITTQLGQINMTRSLQNSSVTKVGIITYSGIVLALVYGFFFFNESYNLVALLGIIMIVGAMVGNVYLSKKPDAVKV; encoded by the coding sequence ATGCAACTAAAACGTGATTTCTTCAGGAGCGCAGTTTGGCAAATGTTCCTTGCTACGTTTTGGTTTTCGCTTATGAATATTTGTGCACGCAAATTAGAACGACTGCCAGTTTCAGAGATTGTATTTTTCAGGTGTCTTTTGTCAATGCTATTTTGCTATGTGGTTCTTTACCGCGAAAAAGTAAATTTAAAAGGCACCAATTACCTGCTATTAGTAGGGCGTGGCATAGTAGGTACCGTTTCTCTTTTTATGTACATTGGTTCGATAAAGCATATGCCTTTGGGCACCGCAGTTTCTATTCAATATCTCTCACCGGTATTTAGTTTAATAATCGGTTATCTTTTTTTGAAACAAAAAATCACCTTATGGCAAAGTATCTGTTTTCTAACTGCTATCTCAGGTGTATTTATCATCAAAGGTTATGATCATCGTGTAAATACGATTTTCCTGCTTATGGGCTTGTGCTCTGCATGTTTATCGGGGTTGGTATTTACACTTATCAATCAAATGAAAGGAAGCGAACATCCCATGCTTGTTGTTTTTTATTTTATGGCCATAGGAACAATTACCGGATTTGCAGGAACGGTTACAAATTTTGTAACCCCAACTATGTATGAAGTGATTTTTATATTGGGCATAGGTATTACCACTCAATTAGGGCAAATAAATATGACCCGCTCGCTACAGAATAGTTCGGTTACAAAGGTCGGCATAATAACCTATAGCGGAATTGTGCTTGCACTTGTATATGGCTTTTTCTTTTTCAACGAAAGTTATAACCTGGTTGCTTTGCTTGGCATAATTATGATTGTTGGTGCAATGGTAGGGAATGTTTATTTATCAAAAAAACCTGATGCTGTCAAAGTTTAG
- the mrdA gene encoding penicillin-binding protein 2, which translates to MIYNTGQRNVILGIFIAVMFVFIARLFYIQVIDDEYMASANNNVLRYVTIYPPRGVIYDRHGRVMVHNEVFYDLTVVPRQVKDIDTNEFCSLLMMDKEEFRKRMVAARQYSTYKASLFEKQISKVNFATLQEKLYKFPGFFVQPRTLRYYPRPVAAHLLGYVGEVDERVISKKPYYRSGDYIGISGLESSYEDALRGKKGLKVVMVDVHNREKGSFKNGAYDSTAYTGENLILSLDLELQEYAERLMANKLGGIVAIEPGTGEILAIVSAPAYDPNLLVGRVRANNYRYLLNNPMKPLFNRSTQAYYPPGSTFKLINGLIACDKGLMTPDTRYPCAFSVGSHHVKCHGSHSGADFRRAIQFSCNPYFCRVFTNYVGNSVFASTEEGYNDWRDAVLTFGVGKKLGSDIPHELAGLVPSSKYYDKYFGKGKWKPNTIFSLGIGQGELGITPLQMANIMCIIANKGYYYVPHVVKFIGKNKNIPTEFTKKRYCSVSPEHFVAVQDGMQLVVEAGTARVARMDSIIVCGKTGTAQNPHGKDHALFYAFAPRENPKIAIAVIVENSGFGGTWAAPIASLLLEKYLNDSITRPELEKKMLNAVILPQPKDATDSTIVND; encoded by the coding sequence ATGATCTATAATACTGGGCAACGCAATGTTATACTGGGAATTTTCATTGCCGTTATGTTCGTTTTCATTGCCAGACTCTTTTATATTCAGGTAATTGATGATGAGTATATGGCTTCGGCCAATAATAATGTATTGCGTTATGTTACCATATATCCTCCGCGAGGGGTTATCTACGACCGACATGGCCGCGTTATGGTGCACAACGAAGTGTTTTATGATCTTACCGTAGTGCCTCGGCAGGTAAAAGATATTGATACAAATGAGTTTTGTTCGCTACTGATGATGGATAAGGAAGAGTTTAGAAAAAGGATGGTTGCCGCACGTCAGTATTCAACTTACAAAGCATCTCTATTTGAAAAGCAAATATCGAAAGTGAATTTTGCCACCTTGCAGGAAAAGCTTTATAAGTTCCCCGGATTTTTTGTTCAGCCACGTACCTTGCGGTATTATCCCCGGCCGGTTGCTGCGCATTTGTTGGGATATGTTGGTGAAGTAGACGAACGTGTAATAAGCAAAAAGCCATACTATAGGTCGGGCGATTATATTGGTATTAGCGGGCTCGAAAGCAGCTACGAGGATGCACTTCGCGGAAAAAAAGGATTAAAGGTGGTAATGGTAGATGTGCACAATCGCGAAAAGGGTAGTTTTAAAAATGGAGCTTATGATAGCACTGCCTATACCGGAGAAAATCTTATTTTATCTCTTGATCTAGAATTGCAGGAATATGCAGAAAGATTGATGGCAAATAAGCTAGGCGGTATTGTTGCTATTGAACCCGGTACCGGAGAAATACTTGCCATTGTAAGTGCCCCTGCCTACGATCCTAATTTGTTAGTCGGAAGAGTTCGGGCTAACAACTACCGTTATTTACTTAACAATCCTATGAAACCTTTATTTAATAGAAGTACACAGGCATATTATCCGCCCGGAAGTACATTCAAATTAATTAACGGATTAATTGCTTGTGACAAGGGCCTAATGACACCAGATACGCGCTATCCATGCGCCTTTAGTGTGGGAAGTCATCATGTAAAATGTCATGGAAGTCATTCAGGTGCCGATTTTAGAAGAGCCATACAGTTTAGTTGCAATCCATATTTCTGTCGTGTATTTACTAACTATGTTGGCAACAGTGTTTTTGCCTCAACCGAAGAAGGATACAATGATTGGAGAGATGCCGTTCTCACATTTGGTGTTGGAAAAAAACTTGGTAGCGATATCCCACATGAACTTGCAGGTTTGGTGCCTTCATCTAAATACTATGATAAATATTTTGGAAAAGGAAAATGGAAACCTAACACGATATTTTCGTTAGGGATAGGGCAGGGTGAGTTAGGAATTACGCCATTACAAATGGCCAATATTATGTGCATTATTGCAAATAAAGGTTATTACTATGTACCACATGTGGTTAAGTTTATTGGAAAAAATAAAAACATACCAACTGAATTTACAAAGAAGAGGTATTGTAGCGTTAGTCCCGAACACTTTGTAGCGGTGCAAGACGGAATGCAACTTGTGGTAGAAGCCGGAACAGCACGTGTTGCTCGTATGGATAGCATTATCGTATGTGGTAAAACAGGGACAGCGCAAAATCCACATGGAAAAGACCACGCCTTGTTTTATGCATTTGCACCACGCGAAAATCCCAAAATAGCCATTGCAGTAATTGTTGAAAACAGCGGCTTTGGTGGCACATGGGCAGCACCAATAGCAAGTTTATTGTTAGAAAAATATTTGAATGATTCAATCACCCGGCCCGAACTTGAAAAGAAAATGTTGAATGCTGTAATATTGCCTCAGCCCAAAGATGCGACTGATAGTACTATAGTTAATGATTAA